The sequence below is a genomic window from Hippocampus zosterae strain Florida chromosome 7, ASM2543408v3, whole genome shotgun sequence.
TGAGAGGTGAGTGGCATTGCCATTTAATGTTGTCCTAAACGGGTGCCTGAAGCCCTACTTGAATTCCTAATtgaggcttgaaaccctaaccagaCTTGAATCCCTAACTGTGGCTTGTCACCCCAATTTATAACCCTACCGcaggtttgaaaccctactttgaaagctTAACCATGGCTCAAAAACTTGACTCTACCTTAAACCAGGCTTGAACCAATCATGAATTGAgaccctaatttaaaaccctTACCCAGGCATGCAACCCTATTTTATATGAATCCCTAATCCAGGTTTGAAACCCTATCTTGAATCCCATACCTACTCGTCATACACCACTTTAAAAACACCACTTAACCCTGATCTGAAACCCTAACCTGGTTTAAAACCCTGCCCATGGCTTGAAAGCATAATTTTCTAAGAAATGACCTTCCACTTATTGTGTCCATTGTCTTTCCAGGCATTTTCGCGCCACCTGTTGCTCTAgcacaggggtcggcaacctatGGCCCACgagccatatatggctcttttgatgattgcatctggctcgcagataaaacaaaatagtcTCGTTTGTTGAATCCATCCGTCGATTTTTCGCTGGTCGtgtcctgttcagggctgcagttggctccaattggatgatactggccgACGTTACTGGGTAACAGGTAAACGCCCCCATTTGAATCAGCTCCAAGCTAATCCTTCGATGAATaaaatggcgaaaagaaaaaaaagttgacgagtatggtacacttcacgacgaatggaccgaaggattcgcctttgtagcgagaacaggttctgcggtgtgtctaatttgcaatgacaaaataccattgaTGAAACGGTTGAAtgcggcactttgacacgcgcCATGCTACATTCGCATCAAAATATCCTTTAGGCGACTCCAGAGAGGAAGCGCGCCAGCTACTGAGCAGGGTACAAAGCTAGCTAGTAGCAACTCCGCGTACGGACCCGGCAAGCTGACTCTAATTTCGCTAGCTTTGCATCGTTAGGAACGGAAAACCTTTACGTGAATGGTGAGTATTACAACAACATTATTTCTAAAGAATCcattcagaggcttattatactgccattttgtggctctcactgaaatacatttccaaatattttgctttcatggctctcttagtcaaaaaggATCCCGACCCCTGCTCTAGCATGTGcttgacagtatttttttaaggattttttttaggcGGTTTTGGGGAGCTTTGACATATTCTTGATGGCCAAAAGTGACATATctacagattttctttttttttctgtttgtccaGGAAGTGTCCATCTGGTGCCGAACGTTTCCTTCAAGACTTAGTCacaatgttttggggtttttttttttgtgccattgcATCTTTTTGCCCGAGCTGCCATTTTGTCCCCACCAATAGACGCACGTCTGGCCCTGGCACAGGATCTTTTTGACAACGTGCTTTTGCACAATAACCcataagcattcttcattctttttttttgtaattttttttaatgtttgtccaattttttttccttagtgAAAGGTGATTTATcgatttcaattatttttcaatgatgtgGTCCACCTTCCTGGTGACGGACGAAGAGGGGCTCACTGTGGGCCCGGCCGCCACCCCCACGGTCGGAGGCGGCGCGCAggccggcggtggcggcggcggcagcggtggCGCGGTCGGAGGGGCCCAGGCCATGGGCGGCCTGGCGGGACTCATGAGCGGCCGTAGCACCTTCGGCGGCAAGAAGCGACGCAGGACGGGACACCACGCCCTGACCGAGGCGCAGGAAGGCAAGGTGCGTTGACATTTGGCTGCAAACCCTCAGGCCTCAGCCACAAAGCaagaaataacattaaaaaaatggaggcaGAGAAAGCTTACTTGGGGGATTGACTCCGAGGCACTTGAAATGCTGCATTTAACATTTGAATGCggttggttgattttttttgtttttaattatacGAGgttgtgcacacttgtgcaatcgCATGATCACCGTTGCTCTTGGGTCCCCTCAAAACGATTTAGTTTGTTTTCAATGTGGGAAAAGTTTTGAAACGATTCAGCTTGGTCTCATTTCCGCTCACGGGtgttttgcttcattttgatcattttgcgCACTTATCGGGCCCGGtgaaaatttgaatattttaaatttctcagaaacaatgaaaacaaaatgcctCTGAAGCACAATAAGCAAAATCCAGTTCTAGTACATTTGAAACGTGACAGGCATGTAGCGatgtacagaaaaataaaaatcaaattttttgcCTACTTTTGCACATTTACAAGGGTCATCCTTTTGCACCTTGAAAAATTCTACTCTCACTTAAACAGGAAATCCGTCATTTTTAACCGCCTTTCACATTTTGCGTCATTTTATAACTTTTATAGAACTCATATTTTATCAAACAAATATTGAATTTGATGTTCTTCAGCTTCTCAAAATTCCAGTTCCTTGGTGCCGTCATTCCAATGTGCGATATCAAAATGGACGACAGCGCTGCAAGGACCCTTTAAAGCTGCTTCCAGctctagtttttattttgtatataaAAGAACTgaaattttggggggaatgaCAATTGTAGCATTGGCACGAAGATGcatgttttgtcatttctttcatatgggtttgttttttaaaaaaagttatttttttcttttgaatagaGTGGTTCATTAATCAAACTAAACGTAATCAATAGCATATTGGTAAACTagaacgtttttctttttcttttcagatcAAGCTGGCGTTCTTCGTGGCTATCGTGGGCGTCATCCTGACCGTGCTGGGCGTGGGCACGGAGTTTTGGGTGGAGCTGGCGCCGCCCAAGAGTTTCTACGGCAACCAGGTGAGAACGCGGGCTTAGGTGGGGTAGGGGAGGTGTCTTGCGTTCGGCGGGGGCTGACTTCCTCTGTGGCAGACATGTCCGGCGATGCACTTTGGTCTGTGGAAGTTTTGCACCAAGCGGCTGTGGGTGGCTGACATCGACCCAGACAGGGAGAGCTGCGGGCCTGCCGAGCTGCCCGGAGGTACGCGCACCTTGAAACCTGCCCCGGCATATTTGGATCGTCCGTTATCTGAATTGCGACTGTCATTTGATTGTTtagttttattgattttgtttAATTTGGGACAGGGGAGGGTATTTTGGATTATCTTTTGTATTGAAATTTGATTGtctttcattatatatatatatatatatatatatatatatatatatatatatatatatatatatataatttcttCTTTACCTTTCAGTcttattttttcacattttattgaacgtttatttgcattgtttttaatttcaattgTTTGAATGAGCATTTCATAAATGTGGAATGTATCTGGGTTTAGACTCTTCTGCTGAGGAGAAGCGGTGTTTGGCAAAGGAATGGACCGCTTGtgtttggtttatatttgatttAGGTTGATTTCAATTTcgatgagatttattttttttcaggcggTGTATTTTGATTAAGTGGAATATTTTGAAATGCTTGTCGTCCAAACGATTTGCTCTGGTTTATTTCTGGATACGTGGCATGTTTTTGTTGAATATGTGACACGTTGCACTTGCGTGCGTTTGTTTTTCAGAGTCAAACTGCACATACTTCAAGTTCTTCACGACGGGCGGGAACGCGGTCATGTTCCATAAGACCACGCGCAAAAGTCAGTTAGGATCCTCATTTCAAACCTTCACCTGCACTTGAAAAGCCTAAGCTCCGACTTCAAAGCCGACAAGCGTCACCTGTCGTAGGAGTGGCACCGAGACCCAAAAGTGTGCTTTTTGTGTTTGCGCTTGTGTACCCTTCCTTCTCGCCTTCATCCCGGCACGCTGTTGTCACGCCTTCGTCATGGACTTTTGTTCAGGCAAACCAAACGGGTTGCTTTTGTGTGCTTGTGGCAGGTCTAAATGTGGCGTCAGCCATGTTGTCGCTGTTCAGCCTGTTGCTGATGGCGATGGGCGGCATCTGCATCACCATGGCGCTCAGCAAGGAAATAGTCTTCTTCCTCAAGCCCGCCTCCGTCTGCTTCGTCCTCTCCGGTAACCACAGCACAAAATGGAGCATTTGTCCGGGCTGCATCTTGTGtgaacccccccaacccccctccccaggCGTACTGGTGCTGCTGTCCCTGCTGGTCTTCCAGCAGTCAGTGTGGTCCCTCCTGGCCAGCGATCACTCTATCCCACTGCACCACAACTTCTCCTGGTCCATGTCATGTGTGGGCTGCGCCGGCGCCATCTTGATTGTGGGCGGGCTGCTTTTCCTGCTGCTGGCACTGCCCTACAGCCCCTGGCAGAGGTGTCACAGCACTGCCAGCTAGTGGTCAGGAGGCGCGACTGCACTCTGTGCTGCCGCCTTAGCGCGGGGACTTGGCGCTGCAGACGTACAGTTACTTGGAAAGCACAACTATTCGGTATCCTACCAGTACTACTACACTCCttgtcctcactagta
It includes:
- the LOC127604240 gene encoding voltage-dependent calcium channel gamma-6 subunit-like; this translates as MMWSTFLVTDEEGLTVGPAATPTVGGGAQAGGGGGGSGGAVGGAQAMGGLAGLMSGRSTFGGKKRRRTGHHALTEAQEGKIKLAFFVAIVGVILTVLGVGTEFWVELAPPKSFYGNQTCPAMHFGLWKFCTKRLWVADIDPDRESCGPAELPGESNCTYFKFFTTGGNAVMFHKTTRKSLNVASAMLSLFSLLLMAMGGICITMALSKEIVFFLKPASVCFVLSGVLVLLSLLVFQQSVWSLLASDHSIPLHHNFSWSMSCVGCAGAILIVGGLLFLLLALPYSPWQRCHSTAS